In Mangrovibacterium diazotrophicum, one genomic interval encodes:
- the meaB gene encoding methylmalonyl Co-A mutase-associated GTPase MeaB codes for MIGDHEHHHIENDEAYKGLNVNSGVEQPDSFDESSIQRFLKNKRKNQLSVEEYVAGILEGNRTILSKAVTLVESSKPEHQKIAQQIILKCLPYSGKSIRIGITGVPGVGKSTFIESTGKYITSLGHKLAVLAIDPSSERSKGSILGDKTRMEELSIDPNAYIRPSPSAGSLGGVARKTRETIILCEAAGFDVIFIETVGVGQSETVVHSMVDFFLLLMLSGAGDELQGIKRGIMEMADAITINKADGDNVDRAEMARVQYMSALQLFPPTDSGWKPKVLTCSAYKKIGIDKIWKTINDYLSHVNQNGYFQFKRSEQSKFWMYETINDQLKSNFYQNPKIKEILGNFEGQVLNEELSSFVAAKELLETYYQSQKVKE; via the coding sequence ATGATAGGAGATCACGAACATCACCATATAGAGAATGATGAGGCCTACAAAGGTTTGAATGTGAATAGTGGAGTGGAACAGCCCGACTCGTTTGATGAGAGCTCAATTCAGCGATTTCTGAAGAATAAACGGAAAAATCAGCTTTCTGTTGAGGAGTATGTAGCCGGAATTCTTGAAGGTAACCGGACTATTTTGAGCAAGGCGGTAACGCTGGTTGAAAGCTCGAAGCCGGAACACCAGAAAATTGCGCAGCAAATTATTCTGAAATGTTTGCCATACAGCGGAAAATCAATCAGAATCGGGATTACAGGTGTGCCGGGGGTTGGGAAGAGTACTTTTATTGAGTCGACCGGTAAATATATTACCTCGCTGGGTCACAAGCTGGCAGTTTTGGCGATCGACCCGAGTAGCGAACGGTCGAAAGGAAGTATCCTGGGTGACAAGACCCGCATGGAAGAACTCTCAATCGACCCGAATGCTTACATTCGTCCTTCTCCTTCGGCGGGCTCGCTGGGTGGTGTTGCCCGGAAAACGCGCGAGACCATTATTCTTTGCGAGGCTGCAGGTTTCGATGTCATTTTTATCGAGACTGTTGGGGTTGGACAAAGCGAAACCGTCGTTCATTCCATGGTCGACTTTTTCTTGTTGCTGATGCTTTCCGGAGCGGGAGATGAGTTGCAGGGAATCAAACGTGGAATTATGGAAATGGCCGATGCCATCACGATAAATAAGGCCGACGGCGACAACGTAGATCGGGCAGAAATGGCGCGTGTTCAGTACATGAGTGCCTTGCAGTTGTTTCCGCCTACCGATTCGGGCTGGAAGCCTAAGGTACTGACTTGCTCGGCTTATAAAAAGATTGGAATCGACAAGATTTGGAAAACAATCAATGATTATCTTAGCCACGTCAATCAGAACGGTTACTTTCAGTTTAAGCGAAGCGAACAGTCGAAGTTCTGGATGTACGAAACGATTAATGATCAGCTGAAATCGAACTTCTACCAAAACCCCAAGATCAAAGAAATACTCGGAAATTTTGAAGGACAGGTATTGAATGAAGAGTTGAGCTCGTTTGTTGCAGCAAAAGAATTATTAGAAACATATTATCAATCTCAAAAAGTAAAAGAATGA
- a CDS encoding DUF1573 domain-containing protein has product MKARLLLLVLTLSLFVGELKAQSSQAKIVFETTEHDFGDFKEAAGSQSYNFAFVNDGSTPLILNNVQASCGCTTPEWTKKPVAPGEKGFIKVSYNPANRPGPFNKTITVTSNGEVPRTILRIKGNVEQREKTVAELYPREIGPVRAMSNHIAFVNIKENEVKTESLEIINDSDAAVTLDFKTPPENITVKVEPSTLKPHEKGNIIVSYDASKVHTYGFVMNRIYLNVDGKADYRNSIGVSATIEEDFSALSPAELASAPVASFSEDSHDFGEIKEGDKVECVFTLKNTGQRDLIIRNVKTSCGCTAVTPEKKVIGANESVPLKVEFNSKGKRGRQNKAITVITNDPKNPTTILRISTNVQAAG; this is encoded by the coding sequence ATGAAAGCGAGATTATTACTTCTGGTTTTAACCCTTTCACTATTTGTTGGGGAACTAAAAGCTCAGTCATCTCAGGCTAAAATTGTATTCGAAACAACCGAGCATGATTTTGGTGACTTTAAGGAGGCTGCAGGATCACAATCCTACAACTTTGCTTTTGTGAATGACGGTTCAACGCCGTTGATTTTGAATAATGTGCAAGCTTCGTGCGGCTGTACAACTCCTGAGTGGACGAAAAAACCTGTCGCTCCCGGCGAAAAAGGTTTTATCAAAGTGAGTTACAATCCGGCTAATCGTCCGGGGCCTTTCAACAAAACGATTACTGTTACCAGTAACGGTGAAGTTCCAAGAACGATTCTGAGAATTAAAGGTAACGTGGAACAACGTGAAAAAACAGTCGCTGAGTTGTATCCGCGCGAAATTGGCCCGGTGCGTGCCATGTCTAATCACATCGCCTTTGTAAATATCAAGGAAAACGAAGTGAAAACGGAAAGTCTTGAAATCATCAACGACTCGGATGCAGCCGTTACCCTGGATTTCAAAACACCACCTGAAAATATTACCGTCAAGGTTGAGCCATCAACTTTGAAACCACACGAGAAGGGCAATATCATTGTGAGTTACGACGCCTCAAAAGTGCATACTTACGGATTTGTGATGAACCGTATTTATTTGAATGTTGACGGAAAAGCGGATTATCGCAATTCGATAGGTGTTTCGGCAACCATCGAGGAAGACTTCTCAGCGTTGTCGCCTGCTGAATTGGCGAGCGCTCCTGTAGCATCGTTCAGTGAAGATTCGCACGATTTTGGCGAAATTAAGGAAGGCGACAAAGTGGAATGCGTCTTCACTTTGAAAAATACCGGCCAGCGCGATTTGATCATTCGCAATGTGAAAACGTCCTGCGGATGTACTGCGGTGACTCCGGAGAAAAAAGTGATCGGAGCTAACGAGTCTGTACCGTTGAAAGTCGAATTCAATTCGAAAGGAAAACGAGGTCGTCAGAACAAGGCCATCACTGTAATTACAAACGATCCCAAGAATCCTACAACAATCTTGCGCATTTCCACCAATGTGCAGGCAGCCGGATAA
- a CDS encoding sensor histidine kinase, translated as MGRNTLRVIIILATFSVLGILVIQFFFLKNTVDLNERKFHESTTQALKNVAQSLVDYNSKTLGYQSNYDPYNSVDQISNNYYVVNVNDVINPSLLEHLLLVEFKRFNIELDFEYAIYDCETNQMVYGISYAANKDTLIRSTYIPANATGQPMTDEEIFENHYALKPTKITRPLLPTCDKYTYYFGVYFPNRSQYYSSHVQAWYMVNGFLIIVILFFGYTLYVIFRQRQLSEIQKNFINNLTHEFKTPIAAIRLSAKVLEDPKIIEHPRRLTEYARIVGEQTQRLTSQVEKVLQMASLEKKIIELDKTEIHLNEFVEKTITDFKSSQETAVDFIQFEKLPVDVKIKADALHFSNIIFNILDNAVKYCHETPDIKVSLTKVKNTIYLRFADNGIGIPKEYRKKIFGRFFRIPTGDIHDVKGFGLGLDYVRKMTDFHRWKIDVEDNSPKGTIFTIIIPK; from the coding sequence ATGGGTCGGAATACATTGCGTGTTATAATCATTTTAGCCACATTTTCGGTGCTCGGAATCCTGGTTATCCAGTTTTTCTTCCTGAAGAATACGGTCGATTTAAATGAACGAAAGTTCCATGAATCGACAACCCAGGCATTAAAAAACGTAGCTCAAAGCCTTGTGGATTACAACTCAAAAACATTGGGCTACCAAAGCAATTACGACCCTTACAATTCTGTCGACCAGATTTCGAACAACTACTATGTTGTCAATGTCAACGACGTCATCAACCCAAGCCTGCTGGAGCATTTACTTTTGGTTGAGTTCAAGCGTTTCAACATCGAGCTCGACTTTGAATATGCTATTTACGATTGTGAAACCAACCAGATGGTCTACGGCATCTCATACGCTGCCAATAAGGATACCTTGATTCGCTCCACTTATATCCCGGCAAACGCCACCGGTCAGCCTATGACCGACGAGGAGATCTTTGAAAACCACTACGCCCTAAAACCGACTAAAATTACAAGGCCTTTGTTGCCCACCTGCGACAAATACACCTATTACTTTGGTGTCTATTTCCCGAACCGGAGCCAGTATTACAGCAGCCACGTTCAGGCCTGGTACATGGTTAACGGCTTCCTCATCATCGTCATCCTTTTCTTTGGATATACATTGTATGTCATCTTCAGGCAGCGGCAACTTAGCGAGATTCAAAAGAATTTCATCAATAACCTGACGCACGAATTCAAAACACCGATTGCAGCCATTCGTTTGTCGGCCAAAGTGCTCGAAGATCCCAAAATCATCGAACACCCGAGACGGCTGACGGAATATGCCCGTATTGTTGGGGAGCAAACGCAGCGTCTGACGTCACAAGTTGAAAAGGTGTTGCAAATGGCCAGTCTCGAGAAGAAGATAATTGAACTGGATAAGACGGAAATTCACCTAAATGAATTCGTTGAAAAAACAATTACCGATTTCAAAAGCAGCCAGGAAACAGCCGTTGATTTCATTCAATTTGAAAAACTTCCGGTGGATGTGAAAATCAAAGCCGATGCACTGCACTTTTCAAATATCATTTTTAATATTCTCGACAACGCCGTTAAATATTGCCACGAAACACCGGACATCAAGGTGAGCCTCACCAAAGTGAAGAATACCATCTATTTGAGGTTCGCGGATAACGGTATCGGCATTCCCAAAGAATACCGCAAAAAGATCTTTGGCCGGTTCTTCCGGATTCCAACCGGAGACATCCACGATGTGAAGGGTTTTGGACTTGGGCTGGATTACGTTCGCAAAATGACCGACTTCCACCGCTGGAAGATAGACGTCGAGGATAATTCACCAAAAGGTACTATTTTTACGATAATCATTCCGAAATAA
- a CDS encoding response regulator transcription factor, which translates to MNFTGKKILLVEDDKTLNFIVRDNLEEAGYTVTSAEDGEAALKKFQGEEFDLCLLDVMMPKLDGFSLAKKIRESNESIPILFLTAKALNEDKINGFTIGGDDYITKPFSMEELLMRIRVFLKRSMPANETESELTNCKVGHFDFYFDNLTLQSGDEKRTLTYKEAELLRYFCENPNTVLSRSDILKNVWGSDDYYLGRSLDVFISRLRKYLGSDDNIKIINLHGIGFRFNAPIERK; encoded by the coding sequence ATGAATTTCACGGGTAAGAAAATTTTGTTGGTCGAAGATGACAAGACACTGAATTTTATAGTTAGAGACAATCTGGAAGAAGCCGGATACACCGTTACGTCTGCCGAAGACGGAGAAGCGGCCCTTAAGAAATTCCAGGGTGAAGAATTCGATTTATGCTTGCTGGATGTAATGATGCCAAAACTGGATGGCTTCTCGCTGGCAAAGAAAATACGGGAAAGCAACGAGTCAATCCCTATTTTATTTCTGACAGCGAAAGCGCTGAATGAAGATAAAATCAACGGTTTCACCATTGGTGGCGACGATTACATTACGAAGCCATTCAGCATGGAAGAATTGCTGATGCGCATCCGGGTTTTCCTGAAACGCAGCATGCCTGCCAACGAAACCGAGAGCGAATTGACCAACTGCAAAGTCGGCCATTTTGATTTTTACTTCGACAATCTCACGCTTCAGAGCGGCGACGAAAAAAGAACACTCACTTATAAAGAAGCTGAACTACTTCGCTATTTCTGCGAAAATCCAAATACTGTTTTGAGTCGTTCTGACATCCTCAAAAATGTTTGGGGTTCCGACGACTACTATCTGGGACGAAGCCTGGACGTTTTCATTTCCCGACTTCGGAAATACCTGGGCAGCGATGATAATATCAAAATCATCAACCTGCACGGAATCGGCTTCCGCTTCAACGCGCCGATCGAACGCAAATAA
- a CDS encoding sulfite exporter TauE/SafE family protein, with translation MTASQIILLVLVGLSAGLLGGTLGVGGGIVVIPALVFLFGFNQHAAQGTTLAFMLPPVTILATWNYWKNGHVDWRYSLILSVTFLIGAYLGSIFVQYIPDRILKKVFGFLLLFMAAKMIFSK, from the coding sequence ATGACTGCCTCGCAAATAATTCTGCTTGTTTTGGTCGGACTCTCAGCCGGGCTTTTAGGCGGAACGTTGGGTGTTGGCGGAGGAATTGTTGTGATTCCGGCATTAGTGTTCCTATTTGGTTTCAATCAGCATGCAGCACAAGGAACAACCCTGGCATTCATGCTTCCGCCAGTTACGATTCTGGCTACCTGGAACTACTGGAAGAACGGGCATGTAGACTGGCGCTATTCGCTGATTTTATCGGTGACCTTCCTGATCGGAGCCTACCTGGGATCAATATTCGTTCAGTACATTCCCGATCGGATTTTGAAAAAAGTGTTTGGATTCCTACTGCTTTTTATGGCTGCAAAAATGATTTTCTCTAAATAA
- a CDS encoding ATP-dependent 6-phosphofructokinase, with translation MTSRKPKRIGILTAGGDCPGLNAAIRGVGKTAIVEYGMEVIGFNAGYSGLIEKDYVELKESNLSGILTLGGTILGTSREKPYKFVKEGDNEKPELIKQNYHELGLDALVCIGGNGTMKTANKLANEGLNVIGIPKTIDNDVWGTDVTFGFDSALNIATEAIDRLHTTANSHQRVMIIEVMGHHAGWIALYAGMAGGGDIILLPELEYNIRSVCKKIEDRYESKKAYSIVVVAEGIAHPKESSAARHLAEAIQTYTGIETRETVLGYIQRGGSPTPMDRILATRYGAFAAECIAAGDFGTMVAMKNNGLITVPLEEISDKLRLVDKEHPLVLKARKMGVSFGDEFM, from the coding sequence ATGACCTCTAGAAAACCAAAGCGAATTGGAATTTTAACAGCGGGAGGTGATTGTCCCGGGTTGAATGCAGCCATCCGTGGGGTAGGAAAAACAGCGATCGTAGAATACGGTATGGAAGTCATCGGGTTTAATGCCGGATACTCAGGATTGATTGAAAAGGACTATGTGGAGTTGAAGGAAAGTAACCTGTCGGGCATATTGACCTTGGGGGGAACCATTTTGGGGACGTCTCGTGAGAAGCCGTATAAATTTGTCAAAGAAGGCGACAACGAAAAACCGGAATTGATCAAACAAAATTACCATGAGCTGGGATTGGATGCCTTGGTTTGCATCGGCGGAAACGGAACGATGAAAACGGCCAACAAACTGGCTAATGAAGGCTTGAATGTAATTGGTATTCCGAAAACAATTGATAATGATGTTTGGGGAACTGACGTAACTTTTGGTTTCGACTCGGCCCTGAATATTGCCACCGAAGCGATCGACCGCTTGCACACAACAGCTAACTCGCACCAGCGGGTGATGATTATTGAAGTGATGGGGCACCATGCCGGATGGATCGCACTGTATGCAGGTATGGCCGGTGGTGGAGATATCATTCTTTTGCCGGAGCTGGAGTACAATATTCGTTCGGTTTGTAAGAAAATTGAAGATCGTTACGAAAGTAAAAAAGCATATTCTATTGTAGTTGTGGCTGAGGGAATTGCTCACCCGAAAGAGAGTTCGGCTGCCCGTCATTTGGCGGAAGCAATTCAAACCTACACCGGAATTGAAACCCGCGAAACCGTGTTAGGGTACATCCAGCGTGGCGGTAGCCCAACCCCGATGGACCGAATTTTGGCGACGCGCTATGGCGCTTTTGCAGCCGAGTGTATCGCAGCCGGCGATTTCGGTACCATGGTAGCTATGAAAAACAATGGCTTGATAACTGTTCCGTTGGAAGAGATCAGCGATAAACTGAGATTGGTGGATAAAGAACATCCGCTGGTTTTAAAAGCCCGGAAGATGGGCGTTTCATTTGGCGATGAATTTATGTAA
- a CDS encoding aspartate/glutamate racemase family protein gives MRTLGLIGGTGWVSTIEYYRLINKLTNERLGGLNAARLILYSVNYNDFEKMSQRNDTLSMMATLKHIALKLQAAEVDGIVICANTLHRYAEDVQQALRIPLIHIGEATGLAVKEQGMKKVGLLGTKYTMELDFYSNKLAEQGIQTLVPETDDRNFIQQCINDELLKNCFLEESKNRFLSIIDNLADKGAEGIILGCTEIPLLIKPEDVRLPLFNTTEIHARAAVNFALD, from the coding sequence ATGAGAACTTTGGGACTAATTGGTGGAACCGGCTGGGTTTCGACCATCGAATATTACCGACTGATTAACAAGTTGACCAACGAAAGACTTGGAGGGTTGAACGCCGCCCGCCTGATTTTATATTCCGTCAATTACAACGATTTTGAAAAAATGAGCCAACGCAACGATACGCTTTCGATGATGGCCACGCTGAAGCACATCGCCCTCAAATTGCAAGCGGCCGAGGTCGACGGAATCGTAATTTGCGCAAACACCCTGCACCGGTATGCCGAAGATGTTCAACAGGCTCTGCGCATACCGCTTATTCACATCGGTGAAGCGACCGGGCTAGCTGTTAAAGAGCAGGGCATGAAAAAGGTCGGGCTTTTGGGAACTAAATACACTATGGAGCTAGACTTCTACTCTAACAAACTGGCAGAGCAAGGCATACAGACGCTGGTTCCGGAAACGGACGACCGGAACTTCATCCAACAATGCATCAACGATGAATTGTTAAAAAATTGTTTTTTGGAAGAAAGCAAGAATCGTTTTCTCTCGATAATTGACAATCTTGCAGACAAGGGCGCTGAAGGTATTATTTTGGGCTGCACCGAAATCCCGCTGCTCATAAAACCAGAAGACGTCCGGCTGCCACTTTTCAACACAACCGAGATACATGCCAGGGCAGCCGTTAATTTTGCTCTAGATTAA
- the yiaK gene encoding 3-dehydro-L-gulonate 2-dehydrogenase, with the protein MTTTPLRITAATMQRTFYDILIRENVSPDIAEKCAAIFTENSLDGIYSHGVNRFSRFVGHIRKGFVKPAEKPSLIHAFGNMEQWDGNLGPGPLNAMQAAGRSMELAQKFGIGLVGLSNTNHWMRGGTYGLKCAQKGFAFIGWTNTIANLPPWGSAENKLGNNPIVFAVPFRGDAILLDMAVSQYSFGKLKDCENFGKELPQIGGYTAAGELTTNPGEILNGGRALPIGFWKGSALSLLLDILVSILSAGLSTHQVSEKGKEEYAVSQIFITIDLSKLKNFPTIESTIEQIIRDYQSAEPINADQPVHYPGEYRIEIREKNLKNGILVSPLVWEKICSL; encoded by the coding sequence ATGACAACTACCCCACTACGCATAACTGCTGCAACCATGCAGCGGACCTTTTACGACATCCTTATTCGGGAAAACGTTTCGCCAGACATCGCCGAAAAATGTGCCGCAATATTTACTGAAAACAGTCTCGATGGAATTTACTCACACGGCGTCAACCGTTTTTCGAGATTTGTCGGGCACATCCGAAAAGGATTCGTAAAACCAGCTGAAAAGCCTTCACTGATCCATGCGTTTGGGAATATGGAACAATGGGACGGAAACCTTGGGCCCGGCCCGCTGAACGCTATGCAGGCAGCCGGGCGAAGCATGGAACTGGCGCAAAAATTCGGGATTGGCCTCGTGGGGCTGTCCAACACCAACCACTGGATGCGTGGCGGAACTTACGGGTTAAAATGTGCGCAAAAAGGATTTGCTTTCATCGGCTGGACAAACACCATTGCCAATTTGCCGCCGTGGGGTTCTGCGGAGAATAAATTGGGCAACAACCCGATCGTGTTCGCTGTTCCGTTTCGCGGCGATGCCATTTTGCTCGACATGGCCGTTTCGCAATACTCCTTCGGGAAACTCAAAGACTGTGAAAACTTCGGCAAAGAGCTTCCCCAAATCGGTGGCTACACGGCCGCCGGTGAACTCACCACTAATCCGGGCGAAATTCTGAACGGCGGCCGGGCACTACCAATCGGCTTTTGGAAAGGATCGGCACTTTCGTTGCTACTCGACATTCTCGTTTCCATCCTTTCGGCGGGGCTTTCTACTCACCAGGTTTCGGAAAAAGGGAAAGAAGAATACGCCGTTTCTCAGATTTTCATCACCATCGATTTAAGCAAGCTGAAAAACTTCCCGACCATCGAATCCACAATCGAGCAAATTATTCGCGATTACCAATCAGCCGAGCCGATCAACGCCGACCAACCTGTTCACTATCCGGGCGAGTATCGCATTGAAATCCGGGAGAAAAACCTCAAAAATGGAATCCTTGTTAGCCCCTTGGTTTGGGAAAAAATTTGTTCACTCTAA